Genomic window (Helianthus annuus cultivar XRQ/B chromosome 3, HanXRQr2.0-SUNRISE, whole genome shotgun sequence):
CTTGCAAATATGGATCAACCTGCAAATACAATCATCCTCGTGATAGGCATGGTGCTGGACCCGTTGTGCTGAACATGGTCGGGCTACCTATGCGACAGGTatgtatgttttaaattttaataatcactcggtttaaatattgttttaacgATGCTAATTAATGTTAACGTATTAGGAAGAGAAGGCGTGTCCTCATTACATACGAACTGGATCGTGTAAATTTGGAGTGTCATGCAAGTTTCATCACCCACAGCCGTCAGTGGATGGGGGAGGTGTACCATATGCATCGACACCTGTACCTTCGTCCGGTATTTCTGCATGGTCATTACCTAGACCGACATATGTTTCCGATCCGCAAACTTACTTACCGATTATTCTCCCTCCTTCTCAAGGCATTGGCCCTACACAAGGTTGGAACACTTACATGGTAAGTATATACATCTCTCGTTTATTTAACCATAACTAGGGCTGCAAACttaccgaacgaacacgaacacgaccttgtttgtgttcgtttgttaagaaatatatgtgttcacgaactggtCATGAGCACTTAccaaacaagattttatgttcgtgttcgtttgttaaggaaatgaaattgtttgtgttcgttcgttaatgTTAGGCAACGAACGAAAACGagcgttcatgaacacaaatggaaacgaacgaacacaaacaagcgttcatgaacataatatattATACACTGACacttaatattttatttgtcggatctttgaagtatttaaataaaatataaaaactaaaaacactaatgaaccaTCGAGCACAATCGAACGTAAACAAACGTGGCCTCTattcatgttcatttatttaactaaacaaacgaaatttcttgttcgtgttcgtttgtctaataaacgaacgaacacaaacgaactttccgctgaacggttcacgaactgttcgctaaacctttggttcgtttgcagccctaaccATAAGCACCAAAAACTAGTTATAGTTATATGGTTTGGTGGTGTTATCTTTTCAGGGAAGTCTGAGCCCCGTGACGTCGGCTAGTGTCTTTGGTAGGTCGGGTTCGATGGACCAGACCTATTCGTTAACTCCTGCTTCTAATCTGCCTGAGCGACCTGGTGAACCGGAATGTCGTTATTTTATGAACACTGGAATCTGCAAATACGGGCTGGAGTGCAAGTATCATCATCCAAAAGAGAAGATGGCTCAAATGGCTGCTAGTTCCCTTGGCCCGCTTGGCCTCCCTCTAAGACCCGTAAGTTACTCTATTCATGTTAAACATATGGTGCTTATTAGAGGTTGCACTTTCGACTTACAAATAGGTCTATTTGGGTTACTTTTAGCtggttaaacgggtcaaacataGGCCTGTAAAGAAACGAACGAAGACGAAAACGAACATATAAACGAACacaattttttgttcatgtttgttcattaagaATATGAGCATGTTCATATTCGTTTATGGCCGTTCGTTTAAACCGAAACGAACAAttcatgaacataaacaaacttaaACGGACATAATTTAACAAACATAAAACAACACAAATAAACATAGATGGACAAACATAAACTAACAAAAATGAACATAATTGaccaaacataaacgaacataaagtAGAAAGCCTGTTTTATGTTCATATTTATATAAATAGATGAATgaacataaatttaaaatttaaacgaacacaatcgaacgaacataGATGAATGAACATAAAtggacgttcacgaacataaatgaacgaacaaaacgtgttaatgtttgttcgtttaattaaacgaacaaatattttttttgttcatgttcattcgtttattaaataactaaacataaacgaacttcccaccgaacacgttcatgaacgttcggttcatttacaggccttgTCAAACATGTCAAAGGGGTGGAAGTACTAAATTGTATTTATTGGAAGACTTCGATttatttacaatttttttataaataaacaaaaggGTTTTTGGAGGTCCGTCCTACATGACCTGGCATGTTTTCAACCCGATACCCAACCAGACTGACACAATGTCTAGTGCTTATTTACTAAAATCTTGAAACACTATGTGGCTCGAAATGCAGGGGCAAGCGGTGTGTTCATATTATAGTCTTTATGGAATCTGCAAGTTCGGGCCAACTTGTAAATATGATCACCCTTTTATGGGATATTCATACAATTACGGCATGAGTCTGCCTACCATGCCCATGATTGATCCATCTGCGTTCCCGTACGGTGAAACTCACCATGCGCACCATTCTTCAGTGTCGTCACCTTCAAAATCGTCAAAAAATGCAGGTGGTTCTAAAACACCAGGAGGAGATTCACACTCGCGTTCCCCTTCACCTCATGAGCATGATCATGACCGTGATCAAGAAAATGGTGGCTCCCCTCCACATTCGGGATGAATCTGATCTGATCATATGTCATTTAGTGGTACTTTTAAGAGATGAATTTGCGGAgagattttgtttttggttttgaaTAAAGGCAGGTGATGAAAATTGTTTTAACTTTGACTGCATTCACTATACCATTTTATTCGGTATGAACTGTTGTGGTTTTGTTTCTATGGatgatttttgctgaatttagAGTGGTGATGCCTATCTTTGGTTATGGTTTTACTTCTAGATGATGAATGCACTCTAGACAATCTCTTTGTATTTCCCTTATGAGTGTTGTTCGGTTAGACCCGTGTTTCCAAGCTTAGAGCTTGTAAAGAACCCGTTAGGTGACCGGAGGTGGGAGTAACGGAGGCATTTTATGACGGTCTAAAACGATAGTGGGTCTTCGGGCTGGTCATCAGCGTTGTCTGCTTACGTAGGGCGTGAATGGCCTTTCGCCAATAGGTTTGCCCGGGTAACCGGGCTTGTATAGTATTCGTTGGCCGTTAAAGTAATATATAATCATATACTTGAATTTgcttaaacaattttttttataaataactttataaaaaaatttaaagaGATCTCAGAAGTTTTCTCCCCTCCATTGAGAAGTTTTAAAACTGAAAATAAGTCGAATGAAATGTTTAGACATAAGGGGAAGTATCCAATCAAACCTAGAATGGAATGagccttttttttttaaattagtgtAAGGATTTATATTTGTATATTGGGGCATTCTGTCACTTTTTTCTCTTTCAAGTCACACTCGCCCAAATAGATAATGTTTTATTTATAGTGTTAAAAACATGAGATAAAGCAAAATATTGTAAGAGTGGATGTAAGGTGAATTTAATAACATCCACTTAACAAATGTATATCGGTGTGCTCGATTGTAAAAGTTCGTATATGGTGAATAAAGTGGAAGTTTTTGAGAAAGTTTGAAAATCTGATGTGATGTTGAGGTGACGCCTGTGTACTTAATACATTGTAGATGCTcttagactagaaggtatgggggccggcttggcccggcttggcccggcgccggacccccacaccgcccccctcttCCGGCTTTCATCAAACCCGGCCACCCACCGCCGGGTGTGCCGtgcctcccttttccttttcctctcacatatacctatacatacatacatatatatacataaaggggttcatcccccacccccctaggtccatcccctccaagccactcctacgtggcgcttatgtggcggctcatcccctccaagcccatccaaaccataccttctagtcttacAACATCCTTTACATAGGGGAGGGTATAGGGCCTAAGCGCATGTGCCAAAAGAGATTATACTCTTGATCGACTAAGTTACGTCATACTCCCATGTCTAGTATGTTGTAGGTCTAATATATTATGTTAAGACTTATACTCTTCATTATCTTTGTGTCTTTCTTTAAAGTTTAAACTATCTTTGATATGTTGGATCATGTTGGCCCTATATATGAGTCAGTCTTATGTATTAGTATACTATCCTAACTGGTTCCAATAGATCTTGGTTTGGATGAGGGGTATAAATGACTTTTGTTGGCTAACTATAAGGTCGTTGGTGATTTACACGCTATAACTCTTCCTAAGATTTATTTCATCCTAGAATTTAGTGGTGAATTGTAATAGTCTCCATCGTCATCATTTTTTCAAAATACTTTTTGGAGTGTGTGATATTGAATCAAAATTAAATAGATAGTGAAACACATATACTTGCAACTTACTTGTAgacaacaaatttttttttctaacgGTAAGATTCTATGATTGATAGAACAAGGCCAGCATATGCTGTAAAAACCCGAAGTACGGTATAAAATACACACGGAAAATTAAAACAATACGATATAACCCCAATTACATACGATTATCTCACTATGTCTCTTATGTTGAAATCACCCATCTCTCCCATACGATATCTTGAAGTTTTGATCTACTCTTTAGCCAGATAAAGCTATCTGACATTATTGCCTCTACTATGTTCTCGGTGCGGTTGTAGCCGTCGAATTCCTTTTCATTATATATTCCACATAGTCGTTTGAAATACCACATTTAGAACTTTCTTCTATTTCACAAATCCTGTTAAACCTTTCACAAACTCTAAAGCCTCATTGCAAGAACGAATTTCATTGGACAATGGTAGTTTTAGCCATACAAGTACGTTCCTCCATACTGATTTTGACATGGTGCATTCACAAATTAAATGGCCAGCTGATTCCTCTCGTATTTCACATCTGGAACAAAGTGGATTACTTACTGGTATACCTCTCCTAATCAGCTCCTGCTTCACCGGAATCTTGTGAAGCGTAGTTCTCCATGTGAAGTAATTTATCTTTGGCGGCATCCAATGGTTCCAATGTTTCCATTCTTCCTCAATTCCGACACCGTCCTGCTTGTTTATCTGTTTTCTGACATTTGCCACTGAGAATTCTCCTCTATCAGCTGCATTCCATACCCATCGGTCCTCCCCTGCTTTGAATTTCGCGCTATTAAGTAGGTGTAACATGTTGGTCCACTGTGCCCATCCATTGTCTGTATTCGGTGGCTGAGCCCACCCGATATTCTATTAGTACTCATTCTCTGTTCGTACCACACATTCTGCTATCTTCACTTGTTTGTTTGCTGCGATTTTTAACAACTTCGGGTATCTCTCCTTGAACGACCTATCACCAATCCAATTGTCCAGCCAGAATTTCATTGTAGTGTCACTTCCcactatagtgttatatagtgttacatagtgttatatgatgttatatggtgttacatagtgttatacggtgtttatatggtgttatatagtgttataatacacttcttacacttctggattaatgtacactctccataccctatatatatatatatatatatatatatatagtgtaagtatctatagaaaacccactttaatttagaaaaccctggaaactcaaagctccc
Coding sequences:
- the LOC118490651 gene encoding zinc finger CCCH domain-containing protein 66-like isoform X1, which gives rise to MPDNRRVQRNGSIANSSSNPSVNNIEEAVRRLRIQTDGKEDGGVVGGYPDRPGEPDCIFYIRTGMCGYGNSCRFNHPTHIGQVNQHGGELPERVGEPDCVYFLKTGTCKYGSTCKYNHPRDRHGAGPVVLNMVGLPMRQEEKACPHYIRTGSCKFGVSCKFHHPQPSVDGGGVPYASTPVPSSGISAWSLPRPTYVSDPQTYLPIILPPSQGIGPTQGWNTYMGSLSPVTSASVFGRSGSMDQTYSLTPASNLPERPGEPECRYFMNTGICKYGLECKYHHPKEKMAQMAASSLGPLGLPLRPGQAVCSYYSLYGICKFGPTCKYDHPFMGYSYNYGMSLPTMPMIDPSAFPYGETHHAHHSSVSSPSKSSKNAGGSKTPGGDSHSRSPSPHEHDHDRDQENGGSPPHSG
- the LOC118490651 gene encoding zinc finger CCCH domain-containing protein 3-like isoform X2; the encoded protein is MVASLILLRIPLLITLKFGFLEAVRRLRIQTDGKEDGGVVGGYPDRPGEPDCIFYIRTGMCGYGNSCRFNHPTHIGQVNQHGGELPERVGEPDCVYFLKTGTCKYGSTCKYNHPRDRHGAGPVVLNMVGLPMRQEEKACPHYIRTGSCKFGVSCKFHHPQPSVDGGGVPYASTPVPSSGISAWSLPRPTYVSDPQTYLPIILPPSQGIGPTQGWNTYMGSLSPVTSASVFGRSGSMDQTYSLTPASNLPERPGEPECRYFMNTGICKYGLECKYHHPKEKMAQMAASSLGPLGLPLRPGQAVCSYYSLYGICKFGPTCKYDHPFMGYSYNYGMSLPTMPMIDPSAFPYGETHHAHHSSVSSPSKSSKNAGGSKTPGGDSHSRSPSPHEHDHDRDQENGGSPPHSG
- the LOC118490487 gene encoding uncharacterized protein LOC118490487, which encodes MLHLLNSAKFKAGEDRWVWNAADRGEFSVANVRKQINKQDGVGIEEEWKHWNHWMPPKINYFTWRTTLHKIPVKQELIRRGIPVSNPLCSRCEIREESAGHLICECTMSKSVWRNVLVWLKLPLSNEIRSCNEALEFVKGLTGFVK